The following proteins are encoded in a genomic region of Musa acuminata AAA Group cultivar baxijiao chromosome BXJ2-11, Cavendish_Baxijiao_AAA, whole genome shotgun sequence:
- the LOC135627172 gene encoding glycine cleavage system H protein 2, mitochondrial-like, translating to MAYRVLCASRVASYLRISVFHRGFSTVIKDLKYSDTHEWIKVDGSSATIGITDHAQDHLGDVVYVEMPEVGTTVAQGKGFGAVESVKATSDVNSPVSGEVVEVNSELTGSPGLVNASPYENGWIVKVNMGDTGELNSLMDSEQYSKFCEEEDARH from the exons ATGGCGTACAGGGTGCTGTGTGCTTCGAGAGTCGCCTCCTACCTGAGGATCTCTGTCTTCCACAGAGGCTTCTCCACTG TTATTAAGGATTTGAAATATTCCGACACTCATGAGTGGATTAAAGTTGATGGATCTTCTGCAACGATAGGAATAACTGACCATGCTcag GATCACTTAGGCGACGTTGTGTATGTTGAAATGCCAGAAGTCGGCACAACTGTAGCACAGGGAAAGGGTTTTGGTGCAGTTGAGAGTGTCAAGGCAACCAGTGATGTCAATTCTCCTGTCTCTGGAGAGGTGGTTGAAGTTAATTCTGAGCTAACTGGTTCTCCTGGATTG GTTAATGCGAGCCCATACGAGAATGGCTGGATTGTAAAGGTTAACATGGGTGACACGGGCGAGTTGAATTCGCTGATGGACTCGGAGCAATACTCCAAGTTCTGCGAGGAAGAAGATGCTAGGCATTGA